The DNA window AACATGAGATACGTGCCAAACTGTGTAACTTGGTCAGCATTGCATTCGCGACTAATTGTCGGAGAGTCCGCTTGATGGATAGATCTGGCCACTTACCTTGAACACTTCGAGGTTAAGGCCACCCATTTTAGTGATTTTTGACTTCAGCGATTACACTTATGGGAATAGATTGAAGTTGCAATGGCGGGAGGCAAAATGCTTGCTCAGACGATGTGATGATGCTTCTAGTGGATAGCCCCGGTAGAACGGTATACAGATGATACCCCACACTCTGAAAATCAAATTCACAGTGATTGGTGGCTTTCCTAGAGACCTGATCTGTTTCTAAGAGGCACATCATGAAATCGAAGCCCAAAGTAGGTGGGTATGTGATAAGAGAAAAATTCATATTAGGGTATCCCAAGTACTCTTGTCTCTTTCATTTGCCATAATAAACAATTGCCTTTCTGAagaggtatatatataacgtTTTCTAATCGTAGGTCGTCCTCAATTCCAACCCACCGCcagtatatatacatacatataTATAAAACTCCTTATCACAAGATTTCCAACGCCAGCGAGTTTATCCAGAATCCTAGGCTTGAGGCCTTACCGTATGCACAAGATCCCCAAACTCCTTGATCGTATCCATAACGTACTCTCAGTTCAGCTTTGAACTGCCCGCCCGCGCCTTTTGCGCCTCCTCCATCATTAGACGTTCTGTGAAACTACGTGGGGTGCCGGAGAAGACAGTGTTGGCAACACTCGCACGGAAACTGCTGATGTCCGCCTCATCCATTCCACTGCGTCCGTCCAGACCTCCTACAAACGTATTGAAATGCCCTAGCGAGGCAGCTTGAGCGTGTACTTCAGGGTTGCGAACCACAGGCATGATGACTGGACGTCCCTTGTATGAACCCACAGAGCCAGCCTGAAATCGGGCGACGGTCGGCGTTGTTGGAACCGACGTGCTAGGCCGTTTGGTTATATGCACTGCAGGGGAAGTTGCATACAGAGATTGCTCAGACTCGGGCACATCTGGCAAGTCGACTTCagtttcctcttcctcttcggaCACGAGAGATTTTGGGTTCGGGTTCGGCTTCGGTGATGCAGACGTCTCCTCACTATCCTCGAAATGAAACATttcgtcttcctcctccataTCCTCTTCCAAATTATTGGCAACTCCCGATTCCTTCTTGGTACTCGAACTTGATGCCTCAGCTGATGAAATTGCACTTGCAATAGGTTCGATTGATTGGCACTCCTCGGGAATTCTGTTCAAAGATGGCGATGCAGGGGCCTTTTTATTGAGGGGTTTTCGTTTTGCCATCGAGAGGAAGTCATCATCCGACgactcatcatcctcgtccggCTCCTCACTTACGCTTCCTAAAGTGCGCTCTATCCGAACAGATTCGGGCACGTGTCGCGACGAGGGAGGCTCTGGCGCAAATATCATTGGGTTGCTTTGCCTTTCTGTCGGTGAATTGAAATCAAGTGCAGGTGTTTCACTCTCCTCGCTGGCGGTTTGATCGGGATTCGAGTTCACCTCGGTCCAAATGCCTTCTTCCAGAGGTTCTCTGGATAGTGCTCTTAATGCTTCTGAAGAAGAGATCTTGCGGGGCGGTGGTAGATCCTCTAGATCGTCATCAAGCATGGAATCCGTGCGTGCCTGGTCGACAGATAGAGTGGGAGCTGCGGCAGGAATCATGGAATCGGTGGGTTGTGGTGACGCAGTGGGTAGGACTTCTGCACCCATGACATCAAAGCGCACACGTCTCGGACTTTGTGGGGGTTTAGATCCGCTCGAAGAGCGTCTTAAGGCGCTCCGTGGTGTTTTCGACTCGCTTCGATCTGAATGGCTTGATGAGACTGTGTCATTGGTAGAACGACGAACATGTCCTGGTCGCCCAGGCGATTGAGGCAGTGTCGAAAGGGCATTCTCCAATTGATCAATGCCAGGTTGGGTttgttgtttctgtttctgttCCCGTTCGTGTCCGGTTGCTGCGCCTTTCTTCTCCTCTACCTGGATACTTGGCTCAGGCAACAACATGTCGAGGTGTGTGTGGTTGTTTGTGAGAGGAGGAGAGATTTGCTGCCTAGGAGGAGAGCCCTCTAGCAAGGGGAGATAAAAGAGCAATTCGTCGTGATGTCGATCGTGGGGGCTGCCTGGAGGCTCTGCGGCTCCCGATCCGGAGGTAGCGACAGTGGCCGGCGGGGAAAGGTGGCGTTGGGTGAGTGTTCGTGAGTCAAGACCCAGATCCAGGTCCAGAATGTTGAGAGCAGAGCTGAGGTCTGGGTGTTTAGGCAGTGACTTGGCAAGGGACTGGGCAACATTAGAAGCAATGTCAGGTTGCGTGTCTCGGAGCAGCTCATGGTAGTAGCGCAGGAAATCAGCAGCCATTTCGTGGCGAAAGGTGTGAACCTTGTCCTCGAGCTCTGAAAGCCTCTGCGAGAGGCTATTGACAAGGCTTGCCTCATCCATAGTGCTTTAGTTAACAGATGCCTACGGGCGAACTATGACTCGGCAATGAGGGATGTCTCGGTATGAGCATGACGCAACAAGATCGGAGAGATGCTTGCCCAAACTAGGGTTCGGATTTCTATGAGAGACGACGGAATTGTGAGCAAAATGGAGATAGGAAAACAACACAAATTTAATGAAGTTTGGTAGTGCGACCACCGCCTATGGAACTAACTAATGAATAGCGGCCCTTGCTTGTTTTTAGGCAGGCTAGACTAGATCATTGGATTCAAAAACTTTACGATGGGGCTTTTAGCCATCCtgtttattctctcgccTTCTCTCCATTGTTATCGTTTTGATAATGATGTCTTTCGATACCGATTAGATAGTATTCATAAATACTGCCCGTAATTGCCAGCATCTGCTCATTTGTGGTAGATGAATTGACTGGTCTCCCACCTCTCATGACATGGAGCTCAATCAGACGCCGAGTTTTTGTTCTGACTGGCAGGTTCTAGACCACGGCGATTATTTCACAACTGCCTATCTGATCCATGGGCAAAGTTGCCCTGAAGGTACTTGGTCGATGTAATTGGGTCATTGTCAGACTCCCAACCAAAGAAACCCCGCCGGCTAGCCCCGTAGGTCACCTAAAAGCAAGTAAAATCATCAGATACACGGGATTCTTCTCAGTTGCATTTGTTTTTCCTTGTTGGTGGATAGGTATGTAAGTACTAATGTGATCGATCGAAACGAGCTCACAGCTTTCGTGCTACATCCCGGTTGAATCTTTCGCCAATTGCATTTAGAGATCAATTTCAATCAAGTCTACGACTTAACAATACATATGCTTCTTTACTTATACGAGTAGGGATAGCCTAGATGACATAACATCCACGTGTGGACAATTGACACAAGgaccttttataattattgaTTATGGAAGTCAGCTCAAGTGCTATGAGTGATAGAAGATCAGCCAAATGTATGGATATCAAGGCACTTTTAGTAACCACAATACCTTTGATTGTTTGGCATGCACCCCATCTACAGATTGACTCAGCTCAACCAGTGCCTGAAttatctcttcttttctcttcaatTACAATAATGAACTTGATAAACCTCCGGTTTGTTGGTCCTTCCTTATTCTACCAGGAACACTGACGGCTTGTTATGACTAGCTCACACCGCCTGCTCTTTCAGGAACCCAGGGCGTATTCTGCCACAAATTATCCTGGAGCTCCCAGCTGCACTGACtgacctaggtacctaggctCTGTGTGCAAGATATCCTCACCATAGTCGCGTTCGCATCGACGACAACACCTGAACCTTCAGTCATCTAAAAACATCCTCGAACAAAAATATTTGCAACACGATATTTGCCAACAATCATGTCAACAATAACCCCCGATGCGCTTCAGTCGGGACAAGCCCCCGTAATTCCCTTATCCTTCAACGGTAACCAGCCGGAGAAGGTGACGCTCTACCCGCTTTCGAACTACACGTTTGGTGTCAAAGAGACGCAGCCCGAGGAGGACCCATCAGTTATTGCTCGTCTAAAGCGACTCGAGGAGCACTATACAGAGCATGGCATGCGCCGTACGTGTGAAGGCATTCTCGTCTGCCACGAGCACAACCACCCGCACATTCTCATGCTACAAATCGCCAATGCCTTCTTTAAGCTCCCGGGCGATTACCTGCGCcccgaagatgatgagatccAAGGTTTCAAGTCGCGACTCGATGAGAGGTTGGCACCCGTTGGTCGCTTGGGGGAGGGCGAAGAGGCTGGCGACTGGCAAGTAGGCGACTGCTTAGCCCAGTGGTGGAGGCCCAACTTTGAAACATTCATGTATCCGTTCATCCCTGCACATGTGACGAGACCGAAGGAATGCAAAAAGCTCTATTTCATTCAGCTACCCAAGCAAAGTAGGTTAGTTGGAACCAGTCTATGATCCGGTACTAATCCCTGTTCGCAGAAGTTTTGAGCGTTCCCAAGAACATGAAGCTCCTTGCCGTCCCTCTCTTCGAGCTCTACGACAATACTGCGCGATATGGCCCCCAGCTTTCTGCGATTCCCCATCTACTAAGCCGATATAACTTTGAGTTTGTGGACGAGAACGGCAACGTTGTTGCGGCGACGCCAGGCTCTGCCGCACCAGAGGGTTATGTACCACACACAAAAGTGCTGGCAGGCGACGACACAGATATGAAGGAAGAAAACGGAACAAGCTGATCTCCTTTTATAATGCGGAGACATGGCGATGGTGTTTGGCGTTATCGGTATTTGCGTGTATGGGACATTAAAGGCTCAACattctatttttatatatcaATGTCTGTTTCCTCCATGTATTCCCTTTAAGCCTTCTCTCCCTGAATCGTTGCAACGACTCGTCGCTGATGACGAGCCGCGCGGAACTCGAGATACCAGATTCCTTGCCAGGTTCCAGTTGCCTATAGTGGCGTCAGTTGTCTCTAGCCACAATGAGCGTCGGTTGGTACTGACCAGCTTTCCATCCTTGATAGGTATGGTGACACTCGCTCCAATGAGTGCAGATTTGATATGAGCAGGCATGTCGTCGGGGCCCTCGGCACTAACGATTGTCAACATTGGTCTTTGTGCGGCTTACACAACCGGTACTTACTCATGTCGGTAGAGGGCCTCTCCCTTTGGTCCCTCGGCTGGAGCAATTCTGTCGAGAGCATCACTCATGTCTTCACGAACATCAGAGTCCCCT is part of the Fusarium poae strain DAOMC 252244 chromosome 4, whole genome shotgun sequence genome and encodes:
- a CDS encoding hypothetical protein (BUSCO:40224at5125); translated protein: MDEASLVNSLSQRLSELEDKVHTFRHEMAADFLRYYHELLRDTQPDIASNVAQSLAKSLPKHPDLSSALNILDLDLGLDSRTLTQRHLSPPATVATSGSGAAEPPGSPHDRHHDELLFYLPLLEGSPPRQQISPPLTNNHTHLDMLLPEPSIQVEEKKGAATGHEREQKQKQQTQPGIDQLENALSTLPQSPGRPGHVRRSTNDTVSSSHSDRSESKTPRSALRRSSSGSKPPQSPRRVRFDVMGAEVLPTASPQPTDSMIPAAAPTLSVDQARTDSMLDDDLEDLPPPRKISSSEALRALSREPLEEGIWTEVNSNPDQTASEESETPALDFNSPTERQSNPMIFAPEPPSSRHVPESVRIERTLGSVSEEPDEDDESSDDDFLSMAKRKPLNKKAPASPSLNRIPEECQSIEPIASAISSAEASSSSTKKESGVANNLEEDMEEEDEMFHFEDSEETSASPKPNPNPKSLVSEEEEETEVDLPDVPESEQSLYATSPAVHITKRPSTSVPTTPTVARFQAGSVGSYKGRPVIMPVVRNPEVHAQAASLGHFNTFVGGLDGRSGMDEADISSFRASVANTVFSGTPRSFTERLMMEEAQKARAGSSKLN
- a CDS encoding hypothetical protein (BUSCO:39382at5125), with amino-acid sequence MSTITPDALQSGQAPVIPLSFNGNQPEKVTLYPLSNYTFGVKETQPEEDPSVIARLKRLEEHYTEHGMRRTCEGILVCHEHNHPHILMLQIANAFFKLPGDYLRPEDDEIQGFKSRLDERLAPVGRLGEGEEAGDWQVGDCLAQWWRPNFETFMYPFIPAHVTRPKECKKLYFIQLPKQKVLSVPKNMKLLAVPLFELYDNTARYGPQLSAIPHLLSRYNFEFVDENGNVVAATPGSAAPEGYVPHTKVLAGDDTDMKEENGTS